A section of the Streptomyces sp. NBC_01591 genome encodes:
- a CDS encoding Ig-like domain-containing protein: MSTFTLAGMRSVQQDNPSIVAHMELRSAADPRLPVEPGRRIDFEWILTPQGDGTRYYGYLMADSFDSVASIENMAGMSLLPSGDRYATSTGPGVERIARFTLRVNRHAAPDAFLVPVLRAGIIADGGKSLTSTTFSLKNHGFRIASLPPQGRSMTVVPGHRGVLTDLTAGMGEGVRLVGVGPARHGVTSVEVDGAVTYHPFSGHLGYDWFDYVLDAGGGRLVSGRVTVHVGDLGATPGVLGGWAPSP; the protein is encoded by the coding sequence ATGAGCACCTTCACCCTCGCCGGAATGCGCAGCGTCCAGCAGGACAACCCCTCGATCGTGGCGCACATGGAGCTCCGGTCCGCCGCGGACCCCCGTCTGCCCGTCGAGCCCGGCAGGCGGATCGACTTCGAATGGATCCTCACCCCGCAGGGCGACGGGACCCGCTACTACGGGTATCTCATGGCGGACTCGTTCGACTCGGTCGCCTCCATCGAGAACATGGCCGGAATGAGCCTGCTGCCCTCGGGTGACCGGTACGCGACATCGACGGGTCCCGGCGTCGAGCGCATCGCCAGGTTCACGCTCCGGGTGAACCGGCACGCCGCACCCGATGCCTTCCTCGTCCCCGTCCTTCGGGCGGGCATCATCGCCGATGGCGGAAAGAGCCTCACCTCCACCACGTTCTCCCTGAAGAACCACGGCTTCCGGATCGCCTCGCTGCCTCCGCAGGGGCGGAGCATGACGGTGGTGCCCGGGCACCGCGGAGTGCTGACCGACCTCACCGCCGGAATGGGCGAGGGCGTCAGGCTGGTCGGTGTCGGACCCGCCCGGCACGGGGTGACGAGCGTCGAGGTGGACGGAGCGGTGACGTACCACCCGTTCTCCGGCCATCTGGGCTACGACTGGTTCGACTACGTGCTGGACGCCGGTGGTGGCCGCCTGGTCTCCGGCCGGGTGACGGTTCATGTCGGGGACCTCGGCGCGACGCCCGGGGTGCTCGGAGGCTGGGCACCGTCACCGTGA
- a CDS encoding phosphodiester glycosidase family protein, with product MRPHRERLVRWCAAVLAMAATATGCTGHGAAGREDLPRSSPSPSAGACGQTLPCGVATERITRRLADGAQVSISMVTVRPSARVTVKPVVGDHLATTETVGRMARRERAVAAVNGSFFDTAESPVFSGYPGDPLGILVVDGRLLSEAANGRTALILPGPGGRPRIDEVRSGMWLTAPDGAVRELDGVDRVPGRIVGCGGTGGDRSAGTGLPEQRPRHNQLCLDESEIVAFTPDWGAYSPPGAPGSAEAVLDEDGRMTDLRSPAGGEIPRTGSTLTGVGEGADWLRRYARQGLPFVRRTGVTDGSGRNVLTPGASVLGAGPALLRGGETWINAAANGFTSDTSTERQPRTVAGIRPDGTLLLAVFDGRSPASAGVTLREAAALLRDLGATDAINLDGGGSTTMVVNGRLRNRPRDAEGAPVRERAVADALVVLPH from the coding sequence GTGAGACCCCACCGGGAACGCCTCGTGCGGTGGTGCGCGGCGGTGCTGGCCATGGCGGCGACGGCCACCGGGTGCACCGGGCATGGTGCCGCCGGGCGCGAGGACCTGCCGCGCTCGTCCCCGTCCCCGTCGGCCGGAGCGTGCGGGCAGACCCTGCCGTGCGGGGTGGCGACGGAGCGGATCACCCGCCGACTGGCGGACGGAGCGCAGGTCTCCATCAGCATGGTGACCGTCCGGCCGTCCGCCCGTGTCACGGTGAAGCCGGTGGTCGGCGACCATCTCGCGACCACCGAGACCGTCGGCCGGATGGCGCGCCGCGAACGAGCCGTGGCCGCGGTGAACGGCTCCTTCTTCGACACCGCCGAGTCCCCGGTCTTCAGCGGCTATCCAGGAGATCCGCTGGGCATCCTGGTCGTCGACGGCCGACTGCTCAGCGAGGCGGCGAACGGACGTACCGCGCTGATCCTGCCCGGTCCCGGAGGCCGGCCCCGCATCGACGAAGTGCGTTCCGGGATGTGGCTGACCGCGCCGGACGGGGCGGTGCGTGAGCTGGACGGGGTCGACCGGGTGCCGGGACGAATCGTCGGCTGCGGAGGCACGGGCGGGGACCGGTCGGCCGGCACGGGGCTGCCGGAGCAGCGGCCCCGGCACAACCAACTCTGCCTGGACGAAAGCGAGATCGTCGCCTTCACGCCCGACTGGGGTGCGTACTCACCACCCGGCGCACCCGGCAGCGCGGAGGCCGTGCTCGACGAGGACGGGCGGATGACGGATCTCCGCAGCCCCGCGGGCGGTGAGATCCCCCGGACCGGCTCCACCCTCACCGGGGTGGGGGAGGGCGCCGACTGGCTGCGGAGGTACGCACGTCAGGGGCTGCCGTTCGTCCGGCGGACGGGCGTGACGGACGGCAGCGGGCGGAACGTCCTCACGCCGGGAGCGTCCGTGCTGGGCGCGGGCCCCGCGCTGCTGCGCGGGGGAGAGACATGGATCAACGCCGCGGCCAACGGGTTCACCAGCGATACGTCGACCGAGCGCCAGCCCCGCACGGTCGCCGGCATCAGACCTGACGGCACACTCCTCCTCGCCGTCTTCGACGGCCGCAGCCCGGCCAGCGCGGGCGTCACCCTGCGGGAAGCGGCGGCACTCCTGCGCGACCTGGGCGCGACGGACGCCATCAACCTCGACGGCGGAGGCTCCACCACGATGGTGGTGAACGGACGGCTCCGCAACCGGCCCAGGGACGCGGAGGGAGCGCCGGTACGGGAACGCGCCGTGGCCGACGCGCTGGTCGTCCTGCCGCACTGA
- a CDS encoding 3-hydroxyacyl-CoA dehydrogenase NAD-binding domain-containing protein, with protein sequence MSSTTELLKGAAELFPGEVVTQAHVRHLDLPAGAGRFALITLDNGLDHTKPTTFGPQSLANLNAAIGQVEKEAAEGAITGIGITGKPFIFAVGADLKGVELLKNHDDALAIGKGGHDVFRRLSGLAVPTFAYYNGAAMGGGVEVGLHCSYRTVSKALPAFSLPEVFLGLVPGWGGCALLPNLIGADRAVSVIIENSLNQNRQLKGKQVFELGIADALFEGADFLEQSLIWTANVLNGTVTVERPEVDRGDAWDQAVARGKAIADSKVHGAAPAAYRALEIIAAAKDGDLGAGFDAEDQALADLIMGGELRSGIYSFNLVQKRAKRPAGAPDKNLARPVTKVGVVGAGLMASQLALLFLRRLEVPVVLTDIDQERVDKGVGYVHAEIEKLLGKGRINQDKANRLKALVSGVLDKAEGFSDADFIIEAVFEEIGVKQQVFAEVEAVAPAHAILATNTSSLSVTEMASKLKHPERVVGFHFFNPVAILPLLEIVRGEQTDDASLATAFGVARKLKKTAVLVKDAPAFVVNRILTRFMGEIQNVIDEGTPVEVAEKAIEPLGLPMSPLVLLELVGPAIGLHVSETLNRAFPDRFTVSANLAAVVKAGKRGFYVYDSGKPELDPEVAALLEQGDVVLSEEQVRDRVLDAVAQEIGLMLDEGVVAEAQDIDLCLITGAGWPFHLGGITPYLDREGVSERVNGKKFLAQGVASVPA encoded by the coding sequence GTGAGCTCCACCACTGAGCTTCTGAAGGGTGCGGCCGAGCTGTTCCCCGGCGAGGTCGTCACGCAGGCGCACGTACGCCACCTGGACCTTCCGGCCGGTGCGGGCCGCTTCGCCCTCATCACGCTGGACAACGGCCTGGACCACACCAAGCCGACCACCTTCGGACCGCAGTCGCTGGCGAACCTGAACGCCGCCATCGGCCAGGTCGAGAAGGAGGCCGCCGAGGGTGCGATCACCGGTATCGGCATCACCGGCAAGCCGTTCATCTTCGCGGTCGGCGCCGACCTCAAGGGCGTCGAGCTGCTGAAGAACCACGACGACGCACTGGCCATCGGCAAGGGCGGCCACGACGTGTTCCGGCGCCTCTCCGGCCTCGCGGTCCCGACGTTCGCGTACTACAACGGCGCGGCGATGGGCGGCGGTGTCGAGGTCGGTCTGCACTGCTCGTACCGCACCGTCTCCAAGGCGCTGCCCGCCTTCTCGCTGCCCGAGGTCTTCCTCGGTCTGGTTCCGGGCTGGGGCGGCTGCGCGCTGCTTCCCAACCTGATCGGTGCCGACCGCGCGGTCTCGGTCATCATCGAGAACTCGCTGAACCAGAACCGTCAGCTCAAGGGCAAGCAGGTCTTCGAGCTCGGGATCGCCGACGCGCTCTTCGAGGGCGCGGACTTCCTGGAGCAGTCGCTGATCTGGACCGCGAACGTGCTGAACGGCACGGTCACGGTGGAGCGCCCCGAGGTCGACCGCGGTGACGCCTGGGACCAGGCCGTCGCGCGTGGCAAGGCCATCGCCGACTCCAAGGTGCACGGTGCCGCCCCGGCCGCGTACCGCGCGCTGGAGATCATCGCCGCGGCGAAGGACGGCGACCTGGGCGCCGGCTTCGACGCCGAGGACCAGGCCCTCGCGGACCTGATCATGGGCGGCGAGCTGCGCTCCGGGATCTACTCCTTCAACCTGGTCCAGAAGCGCGCCAAGCGCCCGGCCGGTGCCCCGGACAAGAACCTGGCCCGTCCGGTCACCAAGGTCGGCGTCGTCGGTGCCGGTCTGATGGCCTCGCAGCTGGCGCTGCTGTTCCTGCGCCGTCTGGAGGTGCCGGTCGTGCTGACCGACATCGACCAGGAGCGCGTCGACAAGGGTGTGGGCTATGTCCACGCCGAGATCGAGAAGCTGCTCGGCAAGGGCCGGATCAACCAGGACAAGGCCAACCGCCTCAAGGCCCTGGTCTCCGGTGTGCTGGACAAGGCGGAGGGCTTCTCCGACGCCGACTTCATCATCGAGGCCGTCTTCGAGGAGATCGGCGTCAAGCAGCAGGTGTTCGCCGAGGTCGAGGCGGTCGCCCCGGCGCACGCGATCCTCGCCACCAACACCTCGTCCCTCTCGGTCACCGAGATGGCGTCGAAGCTGAAGCACCCCGAGCGGGTCGTCGGCTTCCACTTCTTCAACCCGGTCGCGATCCTGCCGCTGCTGGAGATCGTCCGCGGCGAGCAGACCGACGACGCCTCGCTGGCCACGGCTTTCGGCGTGGCGCGGAAGCTGAAGAAGACCGCGGTGCTGGTGAAGGACGCCCCGGCGTTCGTCGTCAACCGCATCCTCACCCGCTTCATGGGCGAGATCCAGAACGTCATCGACGAGGGCACCCCGGTCGAGGTCGCCGAGAAGGCCATCGAGCCGCTCGGCCTGCCGATGTCCCCGCTGGTGCTCCTGGAGCTGGTCGGCCCGGCCATCGGTCTGCACGTCTCCGAGACCCTGAACCGCGCCTTCCCGGACCGGTTCACCGTCTCCGCGAACCTGGCCGCGGTCGTCAAGGCCGGCAAGCGCGGCTTCTACGTCTACGACTCCGGCAAGCCGGAGCTGGACCCGGAGGTCGCCGCGCTCCTCGAGCAGGGCGATGTCGTCCTGTCCGAGGAGCAGGTCCGCGACCGGGTCCTGGACGCGGTGGCGCAGGAGATCGGTCTGATGCTGGACGAGGGCGTCGTCGCCGAGGCCCAGGACATCGACCTCTGCCTGATCACCGGCGCGGGCTGGCCCTTCCACCTGGGCGGCATCACGCCGTACCTGGACCGTGAGGGTGTCTCGGAGCGGGTGAACGGCAAGAAGTTCCTCGCCCAGGGCGTGGCGAGCGTTCCGGCGTAA
- a CDS encoding thiolase family protein yields MPRTIRDVVFVDGVRTPFGKAGPKGIYHETRADDLVVKAIRELLRRNPDLDPARIDEVAIAATTQIGDQGLTLGRTAGILAGLPQSVPGYSIDRMCAGALTAVTSTAGSIAFGAYDVVVAGGVEHMGRHPMGEGVDPNPRFVSEKLVDESALFMGMTAENLHDRYPQITKLRADEYAVRSQEKAAKAYANGKIQQDLVPISVRRTNAEAGETGWGLVTADEPMRPGTTLESLAGLKTPFRAHGRVTAGNAAGLNDGATASLLAAEDVARELGLPVKMRLISYAFAGVEPEVMGYGPIPSTEKALAKAGLTIDDIGLFEINEAFAVQVLAFLDHYGIADDDARVNQYGGAIAYGHPLASSGVRLMTQLARQFEEQPEVRYGLTTMCVGFGMGATVIWENPNFNGGNK; encoded by the coding sequence GTGCCTCGTACCATCCGGGACGTCGTCTTCGTCGACGGCGTCCGCACCCCGTTCGGCAAAGCGGGCCCCAAGGGCATCTACCACGAGACCCGCGCCGACGATCTCGTCGTGAAGGCCATCCGGGAGCTGCTGCGCCGCAACCCGGACCTGGACCCCGCGCGGATCGACGAGGTCGCCATCGCCGCGACCACCCAGATCGGCGACCAGGGTCTGACGCTGGGCCGTACCGCCGGAATCCTGGCCGGGCTGCCGCAGTCCGTCCCCGGTTACTCCATCGACCGCATGTGTGCGGGCGCCCTGACCGCCGTCACCTCGACGGCCGGCTCCATCGCCTTCGGTGCGTACGACGTCGTCGTCGCCGGTGGTGTCGAGCACATGGGCCGCCACCCGATGGGCGAGGGCGTGGACCCGAACCCGCGCTTCGTGTCGGAGAAGCTGGTCGACGAGTCCGCCCTGTTCATGGGCATGACCGCGGAGAACCTGCACGACCGGTACCCGCAGATCACCAAGCTCCGTGCCGACGAGTACGCGGTCCGCTCGCAGGAGAAGGCCGCCAAGGCGTACGCCAACGGCAAGATCCAGCAGGACCTGGTGCCGATCTCGGTGCGCCGCACCAACGCCGAGGCCGGCGAGACCGGCTGGGGTCTGGTCACCGCCGACGAGCCGATGCGCCCGGGTACCACCCTGGAGTCGCTCGCCGGTCTGAAGACCCCGTTCCGTGCCCACGGCCGGGTCACCGCCGGTAACGCCGCCGGTCTCAACGACGGCGCCACCGCTTCCCTGCTCGCCGCCGAGGACGTTGCCCGCGAGCTGGGTCTCCCGGTCAAGATGCGCCTCATCTCGTACGCCTTCGCGGGCGTCGAGCCGGAGGTCATGGGCTACGGCCCGATCCCGTCGACCGAGAAGGCCCTGGCCAAGGCCGGGCTGACCATCGACGACATCGGTCTGTTCGAGATCAACGAGGCGTTCGCCGTCCAGGTGCTCGCGTTCCTCGACCACTACGGCATCGCCGACGACGACGCGCGCGTCAACCAGTACGGCGGCGCCATCGCCTACGGCCACCCGCTGGCCTCCTCCGGTGTGCGTCTGATGACGCAGCTGGCCCGCCAGTTCGAGGAGCAGCCCGAGGTCCGCTACGGCCTGACGACGATGTGCGTCGGCTTCGGCATGGGCGCCACGGTCATCTGGGAGAACCCGAACTTCAACGGAGGCAACAAGTGA
- a CDS encoding ribonuclease D, whose amino-acid sequence MTDAQETAADTSLRTTGGAPPDDVAPAPIPLLEPREGIPPVVASDDALARVIADFAAGSGPVAVDAERASGYRYGQRAYLVQLRRDGAGSALIDPVGCPDLSGLGEVLSGSEWILHAATQDLPCLREIGMTPTGLFDTELAGRLAGFPRVGLGAMVESVLGYSLEKGHSAVDWSTRPLPDSWLRYAALDVELLIDLRNALEDELDRQGKLEWAREEFDAIASAPPAPPRKDPWRRTSGMHKVRRRRQMAVVRELWTARDQVARRRDISPGKVLGDAAIVEAALALPPNTQALTALPGYGHRMGRRQLEQWQAAIDRAKALPDTELPQPGQTLAGPPPPRAWADKDPAAAVRLSAARAAVSELAERLNMPQENLITPDTVRRVCWEPPKNASPDAVETALAGYGARRWQIEQVTPLLVRALAPAA is encoded by the coding sequence GTGACCGACGCCCAAGAGACCGCAGCAGACACTTCACTGCGAACCACCGGGGGCGCTCCCCCGGACGACGTCGCCCCGGCGCCGATCCCCTTGCTCGAACCTCGCGAGGGCATTCCCCCGGTGGTGGCGTCCGACGACGCCCTCGCCCGAGTGATCGCCGACTTCGCCGCCGGCTCCGGCCCGGTGGCCGTCGATGCCGAGCGGGCCTCCGGCTACCGCTACGGCCAGCGCGCCTACCTCGTACAGCTGCGCCGTGACGGCGCGGGCAGCGCGCTGATCGACCCCGTCGGCTGCCCCGACCTGTCGGGCCTCGGCGAAGTCCTGAGCGGCAGCGAGTGGATCCTGCACGCCGCCACGCAGGACCTGCCCTGTCTGCGCGAAATAGGGATGACTCCCACCGGGCTCTTCGACACGGAGCTGGCCGGACGGCTGGCCGGCTTCCCGCGCGTCGGCCTCGGCGCCATGGTCGAGAGCGTGCTCGGCTACTCGCTGGAGAAGGGCCATTCCGCCGTCGACTGGTCCACCCGCCCGCTGCCCGACTCCTGGCTGCGCTACGCCGCGCTCGACGTCGAGCTGCTCATCGATCTGCGCAACGCCCTGGAGGACGAGCTCGACCGGCAGGGCAAGCTGGAATGGGCCCGCGAGGAATTCGACGCGATCGCCTCGGCACCGCCCGCTCCCCCGCGCAAGGACCCCTGGCGCCGCACGTCCGGCATGCACAAGGTCCGCCGTCGCCGCCAGATGGCGGTGGTACGGGAGCTGTGGACCGCGCGTGACCAGGTGGCGCGACGCCGGGACATCTCGCCCGGCAAGGTACTGGGCGACGCCGCGATCGTCGAGGCGGCACTCGCGCTCCCGCCGAACACGCAGGCGCTGACCGCGCTGCCCGGGTACGGCCACCGCATGGGACGGCGCCAGCTGGAGCAGTGGCAGGCGGCCATCGACCGTGCCAAGGCCCTGCCGGACACCGAGCTCCCCCAGCCCGGCCAGACCCTCGCCGGTCCGCCGCCGCCCCGCGCCTGGGCGGACAAGGACCCCGCGGCGGCGGTCCGGCTCTCGGCCGCCCGCGCCGCGGTCTCGGAGCTCGCCGAGCGGCTGAACATGCCGCAGGAGAATTTGATCACTCCGGACACGGTGCGCCGGGTCTGCTGGGAACCGCCCAAGAACGCGTCCCCGGACGCGGTCGAGACCGCGCTCGCCGGGTACGGGGCGCGCCGCTGGCAGATCGAGCAGGTGACCCCGCTGCTGGTGCGCGCGCTGGCGCCGGCGGCCTGA
- a CDS encoding helix-turn-helix transcriptional regulator, with the protein MSVLLEQPASLVAYRPNKPTAMVVVADPRVRSTVTRHLWALGVRDVIEASSIAEARPRVGNPRDICVADVHLPDGSGLTLLSETRAAGWPNGLALSAADDIGAVRNALAGGVKGYVVTGTRTNIGHPTRPGVAPIGANAARMHRRPPGTPSHPGGYRELSGREVEVLRLVAEGQSNKAIGVSMGLSALTVKSHLARIARKLGTGDRAGMVAVALRTGIIH; encoded by the coding sequence GTGTCCGTTCTCCTAGAGCAGCCCGCAAGCCTGGTCGCCTACCGCCCGAACAAGCCGACGGCCATGGTCGTCGTGGCCGACCCGCGCGTCCGTTCCACCGTCACCCGCCATCTGTGGGCACTCGGAGTACGTGACGTCATCGAGGCGTCGTCCATCGCGGAGGCTCGTCCCCGCGTCGGCAACCCGCGCGACATCTGCGTAGCCGACGTCCACCTGCCCGACGGTTCCGGGCTGACCCTGTTGTCCGAGACCCGAGCAGCCGGCTGGCCGAACGGCCTCGCCCTGTCGGCCGCCGATGACATCGGCGCCGTACGCAACGCCCTCGCGGGCGGCGTGAAGGGCTATGTCGTCACCGGCACACGTACCAATATCGGCCACCCCACCCGTCCCGGCGTCGCCCCCATCGGCGCCAATGCCGCCCGTATGCACCGCCGGCCCCCCGGCACCCCGAGCCACCCTGGCGGCTACCGCGAACTGTCCGGCCGCGAGGTCGAGGTCCTCCGGCTGGTCGCCGAGGGCCAGTCCAACAAGGCCATCGGTGTCTCCATGGGTCTGTCCGCCCTGACCGTCAAGAGCCACCTCGCCCGAATCGCCCGCAAGCTCGGCACCGGAGACCGCGCAGGAATGGTCGCCGTCGCCCTGCGAACGGGAATCATCCACTGA
- a CDS encoding DUF3000 domain-containing protein codes for MAPAQGQFSDQTDGADSKDSEEGGSVPPAFRSAVDALHSARLRPELEVESTRPPKRLAPYAYALEAAVVDGEDDLADGRLVLLHDPAGHDAWQGTFRLVTLVRAELEPEMASDPLLPEVCWSWLTGALEARGLSYGEAGGTVTRAGSHYFGALGTRRPATQIEIRASWTPREGRDGVPDTAAHLMAWGDLLCQIAGLPPSGPADAAVVTLPQRRGPQVS; via the coding sequence ATGGCTCCGGCTCAGGGACAGTTCTCCGATCAAACCGATGGCGCTGACAGCAAGGACAGCGAGGAGGGTGGATCCGTCCCGCCCGCGTTCCGGTCGGCGGTGGACGCGTTGCACTCGGCGCGGCTCCGCCCCGAGCTGGAGGTGGAGTCGACGAGGCCGCCCAAGCGGCTCGCTCCGTACGCGTACGCCCTGGAGGCCGCAGTCGTCGACGGCGAGGACGATCTCGCCGACGGCCGCCTCGTACTGCTCCACGACCCGGCCGGGCACGACGCCTGGCAGGGCACCTTCCGCCTGGTGACGTTGGTGCGGGCCGAGCTGGAGCCGGAGATGGCCTCCGATCCGTTGCTGCCGGAGGTGTGCTGGTCCTGGCTGACCGGCGCGCTGGAGGCGCGTGGTCTGTCGTACGGGGAGGCGGGCGGCACGGTGACCCGGGCGGGGTCGCACTACTTCGGCGCGCTGGGCACGAGACGCCCGGCGACCCAGATCGAGATCCGGGCGTCGTGGACACCGCGGGAGGGCCGCGACGGGGTGCCGGACACGGCGGCGCACCTCATGGCGTGGGGCGACCTGCTGTGCCAGATCGCGGGTCTGCCGCCGTCGGGCCCCGCCGACGCGGCGGTGGTGACACTCCCGCAGCGGCGCGGCCCGCAGGTTTCCTGA
- the hemE gene encoding uroporphyrinogen decarboxylase — protein MSANDRPMGQQTKTSATHESAFLKACRREPVPHTPVWFMRQAGRSLPEYLKVREGIPMLDSCMMPELVAEITMQPVRRHKVDAAIYFSDIVVPLKAIGIDLDIKPGVGPVIADPIRTRADLARLRDLTPEDVGYVTEAIGLLTAELGATPLIGFAGAPFTLASYLVEGGPSRNHEHTKALMYGDPQLWADLLDRLAEITGAFLKVQIEAGASAVQLFDSWVGALAPADYRRSVLPASAKVFDAVAPYGVPRIHFGVGTGELLGLMGEAGADVVGVDWRVPLDEAARRVGPGKALQGNLDPAVLFAPTAAVEEKTQEVLDAAAGLEGHVFNLGHGVMPSMDPDALTRLVEYVHTSTER, from the coding sequence GTGAGTGCCAACGATCGCCCCATGGGCCAGCAGACGAAGACCTCCGCCACCCATGAGTCGGCGTTCCTGAAGGCGTGCCGGCGCGAGCCCGTGCCTCACACGCCGGTCTGGTTCATGCGCCAGGCGGGTCGCTCGCTGCCGGAGTACCTGAAGGTGCGCGAGGGCATCCCGATGCTCGACTCCTGCATGATGCCGGAGCTGGTCGCGGAGATCACGATGCAGCCGGTCCGCCGCCACAAGGTCGACGCCGCGATCTACTTCAGCGACATCGTCGTACCGCTCAAGGCCATCGGGATCGACCTCGACATCAAGCCCGGCGTCGGCCCGGTCATCGCCGACCCGATTCGCACCCGCGCCGATCTGGCCCGGCTGCGCGACCTCACGCCCGAGGACGTCGGCTACGTCACCGAGGCCATCGGCCTGCTCACCGCCGAGCTGGGCGCCACCCCCCTGATCGGTTTCGCCGGGGCGCCCTTCACCCTCGCCAGCTACCTCGTGGAGGGCGGCCCGTCCCGCAACCACGAGCACACCAAGGCCCTGATGTACGGCGACCCGCAGCTCTGGGCGGATCTGCTGGACCGGCTCGCCGAGATCACCGGCGCCTTCCTCAAGGTGCAGATCGAGGCGGGCGCCTCGGCCGTCCAGCTCTTCGACTCCTGGGTGGGCGCGCTGGCGCCCGCCGACTACCGGCGCTCGGTGCTGCCCGCCTCGGCGAAGGTCTTCGACGCCGTCGCCCCGTACGGAGTCCCGCGCATTCACTTCGGTGTCGGCACCGGCGAACTCCTCGGCCTCATGGGCGAGGCGGGCGCGGACGTCGTCGGCGTCGACTGGCGCGTTCCGCTGGACGAGGCCGCGCGCCGGGTCGGTCCCGGCAAGGCGCTCCAGGGCAACCTCGACCCCGCGGTGCTGTTCGCGCCGACGGCGGCGGTGGAGGAGAAGACCCAGGAGGTCCTGGACGCGGCCGCCGGTCTCGAAGGCCATGTCTTCAACCTGGGCCACGGCGTGATGCCGTCGATGGACCCGGACGCGCTGACCCGGCTCGTCGAGTACGTGCACACCAGCACCGAGCGCTGA
- a CDS encoding FAD-dependent oxidoreductase produces MTAERLVIIGGDAAGMSAASQARRLKGPDELSIVAFERGHFTSYSACGIPYWVGGDVTGRDELIARTPEEHRARDIDLRMRTEVTEIDVAGQRVRALDLATGEAYWTGFDKLVIATGARPVRPALPGMDAPGVHGVQTLDDGQALLESLDRAPGSRRAVVVGAGYIGVEMAEAMLKHGFEVTVLNRGEQPMATLDPDMGRLVHDAMDGLGITTVNRAEVTAIRTGSDGRVRAVATGDASYPADVVVLGIGVEPETTLARAVGLPVGPHGGLLTDLSMRVVGHDNIWAGGDCVEVLDLVAGRTRHIALGTHANKHGQIIGSNVGGGYGTFPGVVGTAVSKVCDLEIARTGLREKDARSVGLRFVTATIESTGRAGYYPGARPMTVKMLAEYRTGRLLGVQIVGRDGAAKRVDIAAVALTAGMTVEQMTALDLGYAPPFSPVWDPVLVAARKAVTAVRRAGTA; encoded by the coding sequence ATGACGGCGGAGCGACTGGTGATCATCGGTGGTGACGCGGCGGGCATGTCCGCCGCGTCCCAGGCCCGCAGACTCAAGGGCCCCGACGAGCTGAGCATCGTCGCCTTCGAGCGGGGCCACTTCACCTCGTACTCCGCCTGCGGCATCCCGTACTGGGTCGGCGGCGACGTCACGGGGCGGGACGAACTCATCGCGCGCACGCCCGAGGAGCACCGGGCCCGCGACATCGACCTCAGGATGCGTACCGAGGTCACGGAGATCGATGTCGCCGGGCAGCGGGTGCGGGCTCTGGACCTGGCCACCGGCGAGGCGTACTGGACGGGCTTCGACAAGCTGGTGATCGCGACGGGAGCCCGCCCGGTGCGTCCGGCGCTGCCGGGCATGGACGCGCCCGGGGTGCACGGGGTGCAGACCCTGGACGACGGTCAGGCGCTGCTGGAGTCGCTGGACCGGGCGCCGGGCAGCAGGCGGGCGGTCGTCGTCGGGGCGGGTTACATCGGCGTGGAGATGGCGGAGGCGATGCTGAAGCACGGCTTCGAGGTGACCGTGCTCAACCGCGGCGAGCAGCCGATGGCGACGCTCGACCCCGACATGGGGCGGCTGGTGCACGACGCGATGGACGGCCTGGGCATCACCACGGTCAACCGGGCCGAGGTCACCGCGATCCGCACCGGCTCGGACGGCCGGGTCCGCGCGGTCGCCACGGGCGACGCCTCCTACCCGGCGGACGTGGTGGTGCTCGGCATCGGCGTGGAACCGGAGACGACGCTGGCGCGCGCCGTCGGCCTCCCGGTGGGCCCGCACGGCGGCCTGCTGACCGATCTGTCGATGCGGGTCGTCGGGCACGACAACATCTGGGCGGGCGGCGACTGCGTCGAGGTCCTCGACCTGGTGGCGGGCCGTACCCGCCACATCGCGCTGGGCACCCACGCCAACAAGCACGGCCAGATCATCGGTTCCAACGTCGGCGGCGGCTACGGGACGTTCCCGGGGGTGGTCGGCACGGCGGTGAGCAAGGTGTGCGATCTGGAGATCGCCCGCACCGGTCTGCGCGAGAAGGACGCCCGCTCGGTGGGCCTGCGGTTCGTCACGGCGACGATCGAGTCGACGGGCCGCGCGGGCTACTACCCGGGGGCGCGGCCCATGACGGTGAAGATGCTCGCGGAGTACCGCACGGGCCGGCTGCTCGGTGTGCAGATCGTGGGCCGGGACGGGGCGGCCAAGCGCGTGGACATCGCGGCCGTGGCGCTCACGGCCGGGATGACGGTGGAGCAGATGACCGCCCTGGACCTGGGCTACGCCCCGCCGTTCTCACCGGTCTGGGACCCGGTCCTGGTGGCGGCCCGCAAGGCGGTGACCGCGGTACGGCGGGCGGGCACCGCCTGA